The sequence TCAAACCGACCGCAAAGACGGGGGTTTGGGGGAATTGAAGTATCCGTTGGTAGCGGATTTGAAAAAGACCATTAGTGCCGCCTACAACGTGTTATCCCCTGAAGGGGTGGCCTTGCGGGGTTTATTTATTATTGACAAAGAGGGAGTCATTCAGCACGCCACGATCAACAACTTGGCCTTCGGGCGGAGTGTGGATGAAACCCTGCGTACCTTACAGGCGATTCAGTATGTGCAAAGCCACCCGGACGAGGTGTGTCCCGCCAACTGGCAACCGGGTGAAAAAACCATGAACCCCGACCCGGTGAAGGCTAAGGAATACTTCGCCGCCGTGTAGGTTATTCAACCCAATGGGGTGATCCGAGCCAGTCCTAGTTCCCTGGGGCTGGTTTTGTATTGGGTGAACGCCGCTGGGTTTCCCCCAGGTACTGACGCACGCCGGGATGGTAATTTAAGCCCGTGAGAAATGGATTTTGTTGCGCATCCAAGGTGAATAACGCCCAAAACGGGTCGGTCTGCCGGAGGGTTGCTTGTTGTTCATACAATACACGGGCAAGGCGATACACCAGGGGTTGCTCCAGGGAACGGCGGGCAAAGAGACAGGAATAGGTCGCCAAAGCGGTTACGGGTTGGGTCTGCCAGGGATAGGTACCGGCGGGGATGGGGGTGGGACGATAGAGTGCCGCCGCTTCGGGAAATGTTTTCTGGGCTTGCTTCAGCACCTCTTGCCCCATCGGCAGGAGTTGAATTTTAGACTGGGCGGGCATGGACTTGAGGGCGGGCGACCCCACCGCACTGGTGACAAACACCGCATCCAGTTTCCCGGCTAACAAATCCTGAATCTGTTGACGCACTTCCCCGGTGATCAGCCGCTCCCGGGTGACATCCAAATCCGCCATCTGGAGCATCAATAACGCACTCACATAGGTGCCCGAATCCTGGGGGCCAACCCCGATCCTTTTGCCGCTTAAATTCGCGAGGGACTTGACCCCTGGGCGGGTGAGGAGATGCACCACTTCCTGATTGACCGGCCCGATGACGGTGAGGTTTTCCGCTAAGGCCCGTTCCTTACCCCCCAAATTTTTGAACAGGACAAAGGCATCTTTTTGGGCAAAGGCTAAATCCCCCTGTCCCTTCGCCAATTGCTCCAGATTGAACATGGAACCCGGCGATTCCTTGAGGGTGAGGTTAAATCCCTGGGGTTTCAGAACTTTTTGCAAGGACTTTCCCGCCCGTTCATACACACTACCGGGGCGAGCGGTGAAGAGGGTTAACGGGGTGGTCGCCCCTGCCGTTCCTCCTATCAGTAAACTGCCCAGTAAGCTCGCAACCCCCCACCCCCACAGTTCCCGGCGTTTCATTCGTCCTCCCATTGGAATACTTCTTTGCCCACTTGCAGTACCCGATAGCCCGAATCCACCGGCTCCAGGGGGTCTTTGCGTAAGCGATGGCGCAGACACAGCACCAGCACCCGCCGAATATCCGCCACCGTCGCCAGGGTACGCCCTTCCCAAGCCGCCAGCGCCTTGGCCGCCCGGTTGGTGACAATATCCCCCCGCAGACCGTCCACATCCAACGTGGCACAGACTTGGGAAATACCCACCCGCAGGTCGTAGTCCATCTGCACTTGGGGTAAGAGGGTGCGCGCCTGGA comes from Synechococcus sp. C9 and encodes:
- a CDS encoding peroxiredoxin is translated as MEGCLQVGQMAPDFEATAVVDMEFKTIKLSDYRGKKYVVLFFYPLDFTFVCPTEITAFSDHYEEFAKLDTEILGVSVDSQFSHLAWIQTDRKDGGLGELKYPLVADLKKTISAAYNVLSPEGVALRGLFIIDKEGVIQHATINNLAFGRSVDETLRTLQAIQYVQSHPDEVCPANWQPGEKTMNPDPVKAKEYFAAV
- a CDS encoding TAXI family TRAP transporter solute-binding subunit, producing the protein MKRRELWGWGVASLLGSLLIGGTAGATTPLTLFTARPGSVYERAGKSLQKVLKPQGFNLTLKESPGSMFNLEQLAKGQGDLAFAQKDAFVLFKNLGGKERALAENLTVIGPVNQEVVHLLTRPGVKSLANLSGKRIGVGPQDSGTYVSALLMLQMADLDVTRERLITGEVRQQIQDLLAGKLDAVFVTSAVGSPALKSMPAQSKIQLLPMGQEVLKQAQKTFPEAAALYRPTPIPAGTYPWQTQPVTALATYSCLFARRSLEQPLVYRLARVLYEQQATLRQTDPFWALFTLDAQQNPFLTGLNYHPGVRQYLGETQRRSPNTKPAPGN